The DNA window CTCGGTAGATATGATTGATCGGGCAAAACAGCAACTTATGGCATTGCTTCTGAACGTAGCCAGTGGAAAGCTCAGTCAGATGGAAATCATCATCGGCGACGGTGCCACCGTATCGAAGGCAATTACCTATTGTGACGATGTGATCGATGACCCCGCGGGTGATCATGAAACGGCAAAAACAATCTGCGATGAGATTAACAACAACCGTCAGGTAGCCGCAGGGCTTATTCCTCCGTCAACCGTCAATATTGCATACAGGCTGTTAGGGAGGCCGGTAACTTACCGGTTGTCGCAGAACTATCCTAATCCATTCAATCCGACCACCGAAATCAGCTTCAGTCTTCCCGATGCGGCGGTTGTAAAACTTGAAGTCTTCAACATCATCGGTCAGAGGGTTACTGTGCTTGTCGACGAACACCTTGAGGCCGGGTTACACCATATCCAATGGGATGGCAGCAACATCGCCAGTGGTACTTACCTCTACCGTCTGAAGGCCGGAGAGTTTACTGAAACGAAGAAGATGCTGTTACTTAAATAAACAAGAACGCGGTAACTGCGATTAAAAAAAGGATGCATCATGGATGATGCATCCTTCTATTTTGAATATCTGTCGCCCGCGGTCAATTTATGTTCTGTCAGGTCTTGGACGCCGAAGGCGGGTGTGACCTGACGGTTTTACATCCATCGGGTCATCGCTTCGCTAAGGATCCGACAGAACCAAAAAATAGGTGATGCGTAATTTCGGGAGGATACCGGCCTAA is part of the Candidatus Zixiibacteriota bacterium genome and encodes:
- a CDS encoding T9SS type A sorting domain-containing protein produces the protein MCDYLDLIENHFNGNAINQVIVYQPPVSVLCDDKLIVLKSLLNLKGSVDMIDRAKQQLMALLLNVASGKLSQMEIIIGDGATVSKAITYCDDVIDDPAGDHETAKTICDEINNNRQVAAGLIPPSTVNIAYRLLGRPVTYRLSQNYPNPFNPTTEISFSLPDAAVVKLEVFNIIGQRVTVLVDEHLEAGLHHIQWDGSNIASGTYLYRLKAGEFTETKKMLLLK